The following proteins are encoded in a genomic region of Rattus rattus isolate New Zealand chromosome 2, Rrattus_CSIRO_v1, whole genome shotgun sequence:
- the Ahnak gene encoding neuroblast differentiation-associated protein AHNAK isoform X9, with product MSGPKVDIDVPDVNIEVPDAKLKGPKFKMPEMNIKAPKISMPDLHLKGPKVKGDVDVSLPKVEGDLKGPEVDIKGPKMDIDDPDVDVQGPDWHLKMPKVKMPKFSMPGFKAEGPEVDVSLPKADLDVSGPKVDIDVPDVNIEGPDAKLKGPKFKMPEMNIKAPKISMPDLHLKGPKVKGDVDVSLPKVEGDLKGPEVDIKGPKVDINAPDVDVQGPDWHLKMPKMKMPKFSMPGFKAEGPEVDVSLPKADLDVSGPKVDIDVPDVNVGGPNVKVKGPKFKMPEMNIKAPKISMPDFDLHLKGPKVKGDVDASLPKMEGPSVDIDTPDVNIEGPEGKLKGPKFKMPDMHIKAPKISMPDFDLNLKGSKVKGDVDLSLPKVEGDLKGPEIDIECPEGKLKGPKFKMPDVHFKTPQISMSDIDLNMKGPKVKGDMDISVPKLEGDLKGPKVDVKGTKVDIDTPDIDIHGPEGKLKGPKFKMPDLHLKAPKISMPDVDLNLKVPKVKGDVDISLPKVEGDLKGPEVDIKGPKVDINAPDVDVQGPDWHLKMPKVKMPKFSMPGFKAEGPEVDVSLPKADLDVSGPKVDIDVPDVNIEVPDAKLKGPKFKMPEMNIKAPKISMPNIDLNLKGPKVKGDVDVSLPKVEGEIKVPEVDIKGPKMDIDVPDVNIEGPDAKLKGPKFKMPEMNIKAPKISMPDLHLKGPKIKGDVDVSLPKVEGEIKVPEVDIKGPKVDIDVPDVDVQGPDWHLKMPKVKMPKFSMPGFKAEGPEVDVSLPKADLDVSGPKVDIDVPDVNVDGPDMKVKGPKFKMPEINIKAPKISMPDVDLELKGPKVKGAFDGSVPKIEGTLKGPEIDMKGPGLDFEGPDAKLSGPNLKMPSLEVSVPKISGPDANVHLKTPNVGISGPKLGGGEVDLKGPKVDLETPSLDVHMESPDINIEGPDVKVPKFKKPKFGFGAKSPKADIKTPTVDVTVPEAELSVETPEINIGGKGKKSKFKMPKIHMSGPKVKTKKQGFDLNVPGGEIDASLKVPDVDVSVAGPDAALKAEVKSPKVKKTMFGKMYFPDVEFDIKSPKFKAEAPLPSPKLEGEIKVPDVDISSPGMNVEAPDIHVKAPKFKVPGVEAAGPKIEGNLKGPKVQANLDTPDINIQGPEAKIKTPSFSVSAPQVSIPDVNVKMKGPNIKGDVPSVGLEGPDVDLQGPEGKIKFPKFSLPKISAPGVKVEGGSTEIHAQMPSLEGGLSTSDVKFEGPGVSLKGPGVDLPSVDLSLSKVSGPDLDLNLKGPSLKGDVAASSPSMKLHAPGLDMKGVAGKVQIGADGVKVSGTDATPALSVGAPDVTLKGPSLQGDLAVSGDIKGPKVSVGTPEVSLEALEGGVKLPQMKLPQFGISTPGSDLDINIKGPQVCGELQGSGTDVNLKGPQISAPGMDFNLEGPKVRGSLGATGELKGPSIGGGLPGISIQGPEGNLQMPGIKASGCDVKVSSGQISGPEIKGDLKGSGIGLHGAVPDLSVKGPSFNMASPESDFGVSLKGPKVKGGVDVSGGVSVPDINLGEGHMNVKGFGGEWKGPQVSSSVNLDTSKLVGNLHFSGPKIEGDVKGGQIGLQGPGLSVSGPQGHLESGSGKVTFPKMKIPKFTFSGRELTGREVGVDVNFPNVEANVQAGAGEGELEESAVKLKKSKIKMPKFTFSKPKGKGGVTGSPEASVSGSKGDLKSSKASLGSLEGEVEAETSSPKGKFSLFKSKKPRNRSNSFSDEREFSAPSTPTGTLEFAGGEGKGKHGKLKFGTFGGLGSKSKGHYEVTGSDDEAGKLQGSGVSLASKKSRLSSSSSNDSGTKLGIQLPEVEISVSTKKE from the exons atgtCAGGACCCAAGGTGGACATTGATGTTCCAGATGTGAATATTGAAGTTCCAGATGCAAAACTGAAGGGCCCCAAGTTCAAGATGCCTGAGATGAACATCAAG GCCCCCAAGATCTCCATGCCGGATTTACATCTTAAGGGTCCCAAAGTAAAAGGAGATGTAGATGTTTCTCTCCCCAAAGTGGAAGGTGACCTCAAAGgcccagaggttgacatcaaAGGCCCCAAAATGGACATTGATGATCCAGATGTAGATGTTCAGGGCCCAGATTGGCACCTGAAGATGCCCAAGGTGAAAATGCCCAAGTTCAGTATGCCTGGCTTCAAAGCAGAGGGCCCTGAAGTGGATGTGAGCCtgcccaaggctgaccttgatgtGTCAGGACCCAAGGTGGACATTGATGTTCCAGATGTAAACATTGAAGGTCCAGATGCAAAACTGAAGGGCCCCAAGTTCAAGATGCCCGAGATGAACATCAAGGCccccaagatctccatgccagATTTACATCTTAAGGGTCCCAAAGTAAAAGGAGATGTAGATGTTTCTCTCCCCAAAGTGGAAGGTGACCTCAAAGgcccagaggttgacatcaaAGGCCCCAAAGTGGACATCAATGCTCCAGATGTGGATGTTCAGGGCCCAGACTGGCACCTGAAG ATGCCCAAGATGAAGATGCCCAAGTTCAGTATGCCTGGCTTCAAAGCAGAGGGCCCAGAGGTGGATGTGAGCCtgcccaaggctgaccttgatgtGTCAGGACCCAAGGTGGACATCGATGTTCCAGATGTGAATGTTGGAGGACCAAATGTGAAAGTGAAGGGTCCCAAATTCAAGATGCCTGAGATGAACATTAAAGCCCCGAAGATCTCCATGCCTGACTTTGATTTGCATCTGAAAGGCCCCAAAGTGAAGGGTGATGTGGATGCTTCCTTGCCTAAAATGGAAG GCCCCAGTGTGGATATTGACACTCCTGATGTCAATATTGAAGGTCcagaaggaaaattaaaaggACCCAAATTTAAAATGCCAGACATGCATATCAAAGCTCCCAAGATCTCCATGCCTGACTTTGACTTAAATCTGAAAGGGTCTAAAGTGAAGGGAGATGTGGATCTTTCCCTCCCGAAGGTTGAAGGTGATCTTAAAGGGCCAGAAATAGACATTGAGTGCCCTGAAGGAAAACTCAAAGGCCCCAAGTTTAAGATGCCAGATGTCCATTTCAAAACTCCACAAATCTCAATGAGTGACATTGATTTGAACATGAAAGGACCTAAGGTAAAAGGAGACATGGATATTTCTGTTCCTAAACTAGAAGGGGACTTGAAAGGTCCCAAAGTGGATGTCAAAGGCACTAAAGTGGACATTGACACTCCTGATATTGACATTCATGGTCCCGAAGGGAAACTGAAGGGCCCTAAGTTTAAAATGCCTGATCTCCACCTCAAGGCACCCAAGATCTCAATGCCAGACGTTGACCTGAATCTGAAAGTACCAAAGGTGAAGGGTGATGTGGATATTTCTCTACCTAAAGTGGAAGGTGATCTCAAAGgcccagaggttgacatcaaAGGCCCCAAAGTGGACATCAATGCTCCAGATGTGGATGTGCAGGGCCCAGACTGGCACCTGAAGATGCCCAAGGTGAAGATGCCCAAGTTCAGTATGCCTGGCTTCAAAGCAGAGGGCCCTGAAGTGGATGTGAGTCtgcccaaggctgaccttgatgtGTCAGGACCCAAGGTGGACATTGATGTTCCAGATGTGAATATTGAAGTTCCAGATGCAAAACTGAAGGGCCCCAAGTTCAAGATGCCTGAGATGAACATCAAGGCCCCCAAGATCTCCATGCCTAACATTGACTTAAACCTGAAAGGCCCCAAAGTGAAGGGCGATGTGGACGTGTCTCTTCCCAAAGTGGAAGGTGAGATTAAAGTTCCCGAAGTTGACATCAAAGGCCCCAAAATGGACATTGATGTTCCAGATGTAAACATTGAAGGTCCAGATGCAAAACTGAAGGGCCCCAAGTTCAAGATGCCTGAGATGAACATCAAGGCccccaagatctccatgccagATTTACATCTTAAGGGTCCCAAAATAAAGGGTGATGTAGATGTTTCTCTTCCCAAAGTGGAAGGTGAGATTAAAGTTCCTGAAGTTGACATCAAAGGCCCCAAAGTGGACATTGACGTTCCAGATGTGGATGTTCAGGGCCCAGACTGGCACCTGAAGATGCCCAAGGTGAAGATGCCCAAGTTCAGTATGCCTGGCTTCAAAGCAGAGGGCCCAGAGGTGGATGTGAGCCtgcccaaggctgaccttgatgtGTCAGGACCCAAGGTGGACATTGATGTTCCAGATGTGAATGTCGACGGTCCAGATATGAAAGTGAAAGGTCCCAAATTCAAGATGCCAGAGATTAACATCAAGGCccccaagatctccatgccagATGTTGATCTGGAGTTAAAAGGACCCAAAGTAAAAGGAGCCTTTGATGGGTCTGTTCCTAAGATCGAAGGTACTCTCAAAGGACCTGAAATAGACATGAAAGGTCCAGGTCTGGATTTTGAAGGCCCTGATGCTAAACTCAGTGGTCCTAATTTGAAGATGCCGTCACTGGAGGTATCTGTTCCTAAAATAAGTGGGCCTGATGCTAATGTGCACCTCAAGACGCCAAATGTTGGAATTTCTGGGCCTAAGTTAGGAGGAGGTGAAGTAGACCTCAAGGGGCCTAAAGTTGATTTAGAAACTCCAAGCTTAGATGTCCACATGGAGAGTCCAGATATTAATATTGAAGGGCCAGATGTTAAAGTTCCAAAGTTTAAGAAACCCAAGTTTGGATTTGGTGCAAAAAGCCCCAAAGCTGACATTAAGACCCCCACAGTTGATGTGACTGTCCCTGAAGCAGAACTGAGTGTTGAGACTCCTGAGATAAACATTGGAGGCAAGGGCAAGAAAAGCAAGTTTAAAATGCCTAAAATTCACATGAGTGGCCCTAAAGTCAAGACCAAGAAACAGGGATTTGATTTGAATGTTCCTGGAGGTGAGATTGATGCCAGCCTCAAAGTTCCTGATGTGGATGTCAGTGTTGCAGGGCCTGATGCTGCGCTCAAAGCTGAAGTAAAATCTCCCAAAGTCAAGAAAACCATGTTTGGAAAAATGTACTTTCCGGATGTAGAGTTTGACATTAAGTCACCCAAATTTAAAGCAGAAGCTCCCCTACCCAGCCCCAAGCTCGAGGGTGAAATCAAGGTACCAGATGTGGATATTTCTTCACCTGGGATGAATGTGGAAGCTCCTGATATTCACGTGAAAGCTCCCAAGTTCAAGGTGCCAGGCGTGGAAGCCGCAGGGCCAAAAATAGAGGGCAACTTGAAAGGTCCCAAGGTGCAGGCAAACCTGGACACACCAGACATCAATATCCAAGGTCCGGAAGCTAAAATCAAAACCCCCTCTTTTAGTGTGTCGGCTCCTCAAGTCTCCATACCCGATGTGAATGTTAAAATGAAAGGACCAAACATAAAGGGTGATGTTCCCAGTGTGGGACTGGAAGGACCTGACGTAGATCTGCAGGGTCCAGAAGGAAAAATCAAGTTCCCCAAGTTTTCATTGCCCAAGATCAGTGCCCCTGGTGTGAAAGTGGAAGGTGGGAGCACTGAGATCCATGCTCAGATGCCCTCTCTTGAAGGAGGGTTGAGCACATCAGATGTTAAGTTTGAAGGGCCTGGTGTGTCTCTAAAAGGCCCAGGAGTGGACTTGCCTTCGGTGGACCTCTCTCTGTCAAAAGTGTCTGGGCCTGATCTTGACCTGAACTTGAAAGGACCAAGTCTGAAGGGAGACGTGGCTGCCTCCAGTCCCAGCATGAAGTTGCATGCCCCAGGTCTTGACATGAAAGGTGTTGCTGGAAAAGTACAGATAGGAGCAGATGGTGTGAAAGTGTCAGGGACTGATGCCACACCAGCGCTTAGTGTGGGGGCACCAGATGTGACACTGAAGGGACCAAGTCTCCAGGGAGATCTGGCTGTGTCTGGAGACATCAAGGGTCCTAAAGTATCTGTGGGTACTCCAGAGGTTAGCTTGGAGGCCCTAGAAGGTGGTGTCAAACTTCCCCAAATGAAACTGCCCCAGTTTGGTATCTCCACTCCGGGCTCTGACTTGGACATTAACATCAAGGGGCCACAAGTTTGTGGAGAACTACAGGGGTCAGGGACGGATGTGAACCTGAAAGGACCTCAGATCTCAGCGCCAGGCATGGACTTTAACTTGGAAGGACCAAAAGTGAGGGGGAGCCTCGGAGCCACTGGTGAATTGAAAGGCCCATCGATTGGGGGAGGTCTTCCAGGCATCAGCATTCAAGGCCCAGAAGGAAACCTCCAAATGCCTGGAATTAAGGCTTCCGGATGTGATGTGAAAGTCTCATCAGGGCAGATTTCTGGTCCCGAAATTAAAGGAGATCTGAAAGGTTCAGGAATAGGTCTTCATGGAGCTGTTCCTGACCTAAGTGTCAAAGGGCCTTCCTTTAATATGGCATCTCCTGAGTCAGATTTTGGTGTCAGCTTGAAGGGTCCCAAAGTCAAAGGAGGTGTAGATGTTTCAGGGGGTGTCAGTGTCCCAGATATCAACCTGGGTGAAGGGCATATGAATGTCAAAGGCTTTGGAGGTGAGTGGAAGGGACCCCAAGTCTCTTCTTCTGTAAACTTGGATACATCTAAACTTGTTGGGAACCTTCATTTCTCAGGACCAAAGATAGAAGGAGACGTGAAAGGGGGCCAGATTGGACTCCAGGGTCCCGGGCTGAGTGTGTCTGGGCCTCAAGGTCACTTGGAAAGTGGATCTGGAAAAGTAACATTCCCGAAGATGAAGATCCCTAAATTTACCTTCTCTGGCCGTGAGCTCACTGGTAGAGAAGTAGGGGTGGATGTCAACTTCCCTAATGTGGAGGCCAATGTGCaggctggtgctggagaaggcGAGTTGGAAGAGTCTGCAGTCAAACTTAAGAAATCCAAAATCAAAATGCCCAAGTTTACCTTTTCTAAACCTAAAGGGAAAGGTGGTGTCACTGGCTCACCAGAAGCATCCGTTTCTGGGTCCAAAGGGGACCTGAAGAGCtcaaaggccagcttgggctctcTGGAGGGAGAGGTGGAAGCCGAAACATCGTCACCCAAAGGCAAATTCTCCCTATTCAAAAGCAAGAAGCCAAGAAACCGCTCCAACTCCTTCAGCGACGAGAGGGAGTTCTCAGCGCCTTCCACCCCAACTGGGACTTTGGAGTTTGCAGGTGGAGAAGGTAAAGGCAAACATGGGAAGCTGAAATTTGGTACCTTTGGTGGCTTGGGATCAAAGAGCAAAGGTCATTATGAGGTTACTGGGAGTGATGACGAGGCAGGCAAGTTACAGGGGAGTGGAGTGTCCTTGGCCTCAAAGAAGTCCCGactgtcctcctcctccagcaaTGACAGCGGGACTAAACTTGGCATCCAGCTTCCTGAGGTAGAAATATCAGTTTCCACAAAGAAAGAGTAG